The following are encoded in a window of Thermoleophilaceae bacterium genomic DNA:
- a CDS encoding nitroreductase/quinone reductase family protein, which translates to MRSDGHAQPMRRRLYTGGRPGRLARLLNRGQAVLHSAGVWPSRLATLEVAGRRSGRRIALPVVIAEFEGERYLVAMLGDRTGWVANVRAADGHAVLRHGRREEVRLLEVAPADRAPILQRYLQVAPGARAHFPVDQRAPLSEFEPIAPQYPVFRITTEERL; encoded by the coding sequence ATGCGCTCAGACGGTCACGCCCAGCCGATGCGGCGCCGTCTCTACACGGGTGGCCGCCCCGGTCGCCTGGCGCGACTCCTCAATCGAGGGCAGGCGGTGCTGCACTCCGCGGGCGTCTGGCCGAGCCGGTTGGCCACATTGGAGGTCGCCGGCCGTCGGAGCGGCCGGCGCATCGCGCTGCCCGTGGTCATCGCCGAGTTCGAAGGCGAGCGCTACCTCGTGGCCATGCTCGGGGACCGGACGGGCTGGGTTGCCAACGTTCGCGCGGCTGATGGGCACGCCGTGCTTCGCCACGGTAGGCGTGAGGAAGTCCGCTTGCTGGAGGTAGCGCCCGCGGACCGTGCGCCGATCCTGCAGCGCTACCTGCAGGTCGCGCCGGGCGCACGCGCCCACTTCCCGGTCGATCAGCGAGCTCCGCTCAGTGAATTCGAACCCATCGCACCGCAGTAC
- a CDS encoding methyltransferase domain-containing protein: protein MPFANPMSESAVDGALRALPLPRGARLLDTGCGNGEMLLRALRLHPGASGLGVDLDADAIAEARRGAGELPAEFEVRDAASVDGRFEAVINVASSHVHGGFPAVLEALRSLAPLALYGEGFWRQPPTPEFLAALGGATEDELPDLAGLRSAIHAAGFQILHEALASDADWTRYEETLAANAERHGGEESLAYARRIRQRRGLPGGTDTLGFALCVLRSATWVSAA, encoded by the coding sequence ATGCCGTTCGCAAACCCGATGTCGGAGAGCGCCGTGGACGGCGCGCTGCGTGCGCTGCCGCTGCCGCGCGGTGCGCGACTCCTCGACACAGGGTGTGGCAACGGCGAGATGCTGCTGCGCGCGCTGCGGCTGCACCCGGGAGCAAGCGGGCTCGGCGTCGACCTCGACGCCGACGCGATCGCGGAGGCGCGCCGAGGTGCAGGCGAGCTGCCGGCGGAGTTCGAGGTGCGCGACGCCGCGAGCGTCGACGGCAGGTTCGAAGCCGTCATCAACGTCGCCTCGTCGCACGTGCACGGGGGCTTCCCAGCGGTGCTCGAGGCGTTGCGCTCGCTGGCGCCTCTGGCTCTCTACGGCGAGGGCTTCTGGCGGCAGCCACCCACTCCCGAGTTCCTCGCGGCGCTCGGCGGCGCGACGGAGGACGAACTGCCGGATCTGGCCGGGCTGCGCTCGGCGATCCATGCCGCCGGCTTCCAAATCCTCCACGAGGCGCTCGCAAGCGATGCCGACTGGACGCGCTACGAGGAGACGCTGGCGGCGAACGCAGAGCGGCACGGCGGTGAAGAGTCGCTCGCGTACGCCCGCCGCATCCGCCAACGCCGGGGCCTCCCGGGCGGAACGGACACTCTGGGATTCGCGCTGTGCGTGCTGCGAAGTGCCACCTGGGTTTCTGCGGCATAG
- a CDS encoding GNAT family N-acetyltransferase — protein MELVEFGPLTAAQKRELEGDEEDPFDAAGITLTYRAKERHVALRDEDGSLVASTGMVEVEVEAQGNRFPVVGLGGVIVRAPYRGRGLARQVVEAALTRATALGPPFALLFCHEDRAGLYRKLGFAEVRDKVTVEQAEGTAELPQLAMWRALHRSAAAWPPGPLTVHSLPF, from the coding sequence GTGGAGCTTGTGGAGTTCGGGCCGCTCACAGCGGCGCAGAAACGGGAGCTGGAGGGGGACGAGGAGGACCCCTTCGATGCCGCCGGCATCACGCTCACTTACCGGGCGAAGGAGCGGCACGTTGCCCTGCGCGACGAGGATGGCAGCTTGGTCGCGTCCACCGGGATGGTCGAGGTCGAGGTGGAGGCGCAGGGCAACCGCTTCCCGGTGGTGGGCCTGGGTGGCGTGATCGTGCGCGCGCCTTATCGCGGCCGGGGGCTGGCGCGGCAGGTGGTGGAGGCTGCGCTCACGAGAGCGACCGCACTCGGGCCGCCGTTCGCTCTGCTGTTCTGCCACGAGGACCGGGCCGGCCTCTACAGGAAGCTCGGCTTCGCCGAGGTGCGTGACAAGGTCACGGTCGAACAGGCGGAGGGCACCGCGGAGCTGCCGCAGCTCGCCATGTGGCGTGCACTGCACCGATCCGCCGCGGCGTGGCCGCCCGGCCCGCTGACGGTCCACAGCCTCCCGTTCTAG
- a CDS encoding PHB depolymerase family esterase has translation MLVFVVSGSSSDGAPSASLCRPGDQMLHFVADGEQHEALLHIPRGTRGRLPLVLAFHGAHYGARFVSRYYGLSNLSNRKGFAVLYPQASHNVFWQLPPNQHEDVDAVRLVLDQVEHAACIDARRVYATGASNGGGFSARLGCEMADRLAAIAPVAGGYSQLGPCQPQRPLPVLEIHGTRDQVVPYNGTGPDHDGSVAGFLRQWTTIDHCRGDGERRRLRPNVIRLSWYRCAGGTMVEHLRLAMTDHGWPGGDTGAAGLRNHPIPRQDPTGVKAATAVWSFVSRFRLPSAAARG, from the coding sequence GTGCTCGTCTTCGTCGTGTCCGGGTCCTCCAGCGATGGAGCGCCGAGCGCATCGCTGTGTCGTCCGGGCGACCAGATGCTGCACTTCGTGGCCGATGGCGAGCAGCACGAGGCGCTGCTGCACATCCCGCGCGGCACCCGCGGGCGGCTGCCTCTCGTGCTCGCCTTCCACGGTGCGCATTACGGTGCCCGCTTCGTGTCCAGGTACTACGGGTTGTCGAACCTGAGCAACCGGAAGGGCTTCGCCGTCCTGTATCCGCAGGCGTCGCACAACGTCTTCTGGCAGCTCCCCCCGAACCAGCATGAGGACGTGGATGCCGTGCGGCTGGTGCTCGACCAGGTGGAGCATGCCGCGTGCATCGACGCGCGCCGGGTGTACGCCACGGGCGCGTCGAACGGCGGCGGCTTCAGCGCCCGCCTGGGCTGCGAGATGGCCGACAGGCTCGCGGCAATCGCACCCGTGGCAGGCGGCTACAGCCAGCTCGGGCCGTGCCAGCCACAGCGGCCGCTGCCGGTGCTCGAGATCCACGGCACCCGCGACCAGGTGGTTCCGTACAACGGCACCGGGCCTGATCACGACGGCAGCGTGGCGGGGTTCCTGCGGCAGTGGACGACGATCGACCACTGCCGCGGCGACGGTGAGCGGCGGCGGCTCCGCCCGAACGTGATCAGGCTCTCCTGGTACCGCTGCGCGGGAGGAACGATGGTCGAGCACCTTCGCCTGGCGATGACCGACCACGGCTGGCCGGGCGGCGACACCGGCGCCGCGGGCCTCAGGAACCACCCGATTCCGCGGCAGGACCCGACCGGGGTGAAGGCGGCGACAGCGGTGTGGAGCTTCGTCAGCCGCTTTCGGCTGCCGTCCGCCGCCGCCCGTGGCTGA
- a CDS encoding GtrA family protein, with the protein MLRRLLAQYLRFVTVGVSNTLISTATYAVLVRLGVPYLAASALAFSLGALNSYALNRRWTFRSRNRRAPELARFACVQAVGLAANLLLLAAFVGGAGAPRLLGQLLAFPLASVVTFALSRQWAFSHGRRRTAAESG; encoded by the coding sequence GTGCTGCGGCGCCTGCTGGCGCAGTACCTCCGCTTCGTCACCGTGGGCGTGTCGAACACGCTGATCAGCACGGCCACCTACGCCGTCCTCGTGCGGCTCGGCGTCCCCTACCTGGCGGCCTCCGCGCTCGCGTTCTCCCTCGGAGCGCTCAACAGCTACGCCCTCAACCGCCGCTGGACGTTCCGCTCTCGCAATCGCCGCGCTCCCGAGCTCGCGCGCTTTGCCTGCGTGCAGGCGGTCGGCCTCGCGGCGAACCTGCTTCTGCTCGCCGCGTTCGTCGGGGGCGCCGGAGCGCCTCGGCTGCTCGGTCAGCTGCTCGCGTTCCCGCTGGCGTCGGTGGTCACGTTCGCACTCAGCCGGCAGTGGGCATTCAGCCACGGGCGGCGGCGGACGGCAGCCGAAAGCGGCTGA